The Heyndrickxia vini genome contains a region encoding:
- the pdaA gene encoding delta-lactam-biosynthetic de-N-acetylase encodes MKKWFLIAAIVLFTMINTNYASAISNAPVHWGFTKGKNEQQAQAGKAYDDLLSRHHAFYKGDPNKKVLYLTFDNGYENGYTPKVLDVLKKEKVPAIFFVTGHYLTSKPELVQRMVNEGHLIGNHSWSHPDLTQVSDEKLKEELKKVKDQTARITKQKEMHYLRPPRGILSERTMQLANEEGYTHVLWSLAFKDWLVDQQKGWKYSYDNIMAQVHPGAVLLLHTVSKDNADALEKVIQDLKARGYKFKRIDKFK; translated from the coding sequence ATGAAAAAATGGTTTCTTATCGCGGCAATTGTTTTGTTTACGATGATCAATACAAACTATGCTTCAGCGATTTCAAATGCTCCAGTTCATTGGGGATTTACTAAAGGGAAGAATGAACAGCAAGCTCAAGCAGGGAAGGCATATGATGATCTTCTGAGTAGACACCATGCTTTTTATAAAGGAGATCCAAATAAAAAAGTTTTATATTTAACATTCGATAACGGGTATGAGAACGGGTACACCCCAAAAGTTTTGGATGTACTAAAAAAAGAAAAAGTACCGGCTATTTTCTTCGTAACTGGTCATTATTTAACATCGAAACCCGAGCTTGTTCAACGAATGGTTAATGAAGGTCATCTCATTGGGAATCACTCCTGGAGCCATCCGGATTTAACGCAAGTATCGGATGAAAAATTAAAAGAAGAATTAAAAAAAGTGAAGGATCAGACAGCTAGAATAACAAAGCAAAAAGAAATGCATTATTTACGGCCACCGAGAGGAATCTTAAGTGAGAGAACAATGCAGCTTGCCAATGAAGAAGGATATACCCATGTCCTTTGGTCACTCGCCTTTAAAGATTGGTTGGTGGATCAACAAAAAGGCTGGAAATATTCTTATGATAATATCATGGCCCAAGTTCACCCAGGTGCCGTACTTTTACTCCATACTGTTTCCAAAGATAATGCGGATGCACTCGAAAAAGTAATCCAAGACTTGAAA
- a CDS encoding GNAT family N-acetyltransferase, which yields MDIHFKPVTRDNWEEALALKILDHQHEFVPSVAVSLAKVFIKPDGENVEYLPFAIYDKEQIVGFIMHAYEEATTDMYWINGFFIDQAFQQKGYGKRAMIEMMTWIENRFPQCQEIRLTVHKNNMVARKLYEHLGFISIDMSVGDEEIMMKERLR from the coding sequence TTGGACATCCATTTTAAACCTGTCACAAGAGATAATTGGGAAGAGGCACTAGCTTTAAAAATCTTAGACCATCAACATGAATTTGTTCCATCAGTCGCCGTCTCCTTGGCTAAGGTTTTTATTAAACCGGATGGGGAAAATGTTGAATATCTCCCATTTGCTATTTATGATAAAGAACAAATAGTAGGCTTTATTATGCATGCCTACGAAGAAGCAACAACGGATATGTACTGGATAAACGGATTTTTTATCGATCAAGCTTTTCAACAAAAAGGTTATGGCAAACGAGCAATGATAGAAATGATGACTTGGATTGAAAATCGCTTTCCCCAATGCCAGGAAATTCGTTTGACGGTTCATAAAAATAATATGGTTGCACGAAAATTGTATGAACATCTAGGATTCATTTCTATAGATATGTCAGTTGGAGACGAAGAAATTATGATGAAAGAGCGTTTACGATAA
- a CDS encoding GNAT family N-acetyltransferase, which yields MFELFNNPPTLENERIKLIPMQKGHVQSLYVINDPSHWNYMLTIVKSEQEMQEWVSAAIKLREQQSALPFVVLLKETNQVVGTTKMSYIDFKQKSCEIGSTWYGTDFQRTFVNTDTKLLLLTYCFEELKMIRVQLKTDERNLRSQKAIERLGAVKEGILRNERILSDGYIRNAVVYSITNQEWKTVKKGLIEKRNSYSAS from the coding sequence TTGTTCGAACTTTTCAACAACCCACCAACATTAGAAAATGAAAGAATCAAATTAATCCCTATGCAAAAGGGGCATGTCCAATCTCTTTATGTAATTAACGATCCGAGTCATTGGAACTATATGTTGACCATTGTGAAATCGGAACAAGAGATGCAGGAGTGGGTATCCGCTGCCATCAAGCTTCGTGAGCAGCAATCAGCATTGCCATTTGTCGTCTTATTGAAAGAAACCAATCAAGTGGTTGGAACGACAAAAATGAGCTATATCGACTTTAAACAAAAATCATGTGAAATTGGCTCAACATGGTATGGGACCGATTTTCAACGAACTTTTGTGAATACCGATACCAAACTCCTTTTACTAACTTATTGTTTTGAAGAACTTAAAATGATTCGTGTTCAGCTGAAGACAGATGAGCGCAATCTTCGTTCACAAAAGGCAATTGAACGTCTAGGTGCTGTGAAAGAAGGAATTTTACGGAATGAACGCATCCTTTCCGATGGTTATATTAGAAATGCTGTTGTATATTCCATCACCAATCAAGAATGGAAAACAGTGAAAAAAGGTTTGATTGAAAAAAGAAACTCATACTCAGCTTCATAA
- a CDS encoding DinB family protein translates to MKNRPNSDEYNPSFSTYISLVPEGDIETILQEQIEETLQLLNGVADEQAHFKYAPEKWSIKEVLGHLADAERIMAYRLLTIARGDSVSLPGFEENEYVQNAHFNRQSIKDLRENLHSVRQSTIHLLKSLEEETWLRKGDANHSVVSVRALAYIIAGHEIHHRRILKERYIEADAFQTL, encoded by the coding sequence GTGAAAAATCGCCCAAATTCAGATGAATACAATCCTTCTTTTTCAACGTATATCAGTTTGGTTCCAGAAGGAGACATCGAAACGATTTTACAAGAACAAATAGAAGAAACGCTTCAGTTGTTAAATGGCGTTGCAGATGAACAAGCACACTTCAAATATGCCCCTGAAAAATGGAGTATCAAGGAAGTGCTTGGTCATTTGGCTGATGCCGAACGGATTATGGCCTACCGGCTTCTCACAATTGCACGTGGTGATTCCGTCTCATTGCCGGGATTTGAAGAAAACGAATATGTACAAAATGCACATTTCAACCGCCAATCGATCAAAGATCTACGCGAAAATTTACATAGTGTTCGTCAATCAACGATTCACTTGCTAAAAAGTCTAGAAGAAGAAACATGGTTGCGAAAAGGAGATGCTAATCACTCTGTAGTATCTGTGCGTGCATTGGCCTACATTATTGCAGGACATGAAATACATCATCGCCGGATTTTAAAAGAACGGTATATTGAGGCCGATGCATTTCAAACTTTATAA
- a CDS encoding methylated-DNA--[protein]-cysteine S-methyltransferase has protein sequence MYKIYYQSPIGLVEITGTDKAIRSILFCEEETKINSLQDDTPTVLKDCYQQLDEYFKGKRQDFTIPFEYDGTDFQKSVWNALTKIAYGNTCSYKDIALSIGNEKAVRAVGTANGRNKLSIIIPCHRIIGANGTLTGYAGGLWRKEWLLNHEQSMANN, from the coding sequence ATGTATAAAATTTATTATCAATCACCTATCGGGCTAGTAGAAATCACTGGAACGGACAAAGCAATTCGATCAATTTTGTTTTGTGAGGAGGAAACAAAAATAAACTCCCTACAGGACGACACGCCAACTGTTTTAAAGGACTGCTATCAACAGCTGGATGAATATTTTAAAGGGAAGCGCCAAGACTTTACCATTCCATTTGAATATGATGGCACGGATTTTCAAAAATCGGTGTGGAATGCATTAACGAAAATAGCCTACGGAAATACGTGCTCATATAAGGACATTGCGTTGTCCATTGGGAATGAAAAAGCTGTACGAGCAGTTGGCACGGCCAATGGAAGAAACAAATTAAGTATCATAATCCCCTGTCATCGAATTATTGGAGCAAATGGGACATTAACTGGTTACGCGGGCGGATTATGGAGAAAAGAATGGCTGCTGAATCATGAACAATCTATGGCGAATAATTAA
- a CDS encoding DNA-3-methyladenine glycosylase family protein — MVKWIDLETSIDICTPPEFNFDELLVFLGRSDREILHQIKNKELYKLIKVNEKFILLKITSTAPTTVHVDFPLGTPSNREEIANYIWNWFDLNKDLKSFYTIAKKDKILSPLVEKYAGLRIIGIPDLFEALTWAIIGQQINLTFAYTLKSRLVKHFGENLEWNKETYWLHPTEKAISKLHVNDLKQLQFTTRKAEYIIDIAKAMTNGEITKEGLLQLKDFEQIHKTLMSIRGVGAWTADYVMMKCLNHPSAFPIADVGIHNALKVQLQLERKPTIEEIKQYATNWEGWQAYATFYLWRSLYV, encoded by the coding sequence ATGGTAAAGTGGATTGATCTGGAAACGTCTATTGATATTTGTACGCCACCCGAATTCAATTTTGACGAGTTGCTCGTTTTCTTAGGCCGATCAGACCGAGAAATACTACATCAAATAAAAAATAAAGAACTATATAAATTAATAAAAGTAAATGAAAAATTCATTTTACTGAAAATAACAAGCACGGCTCCAACAACTGTACATGTTGATTTTCCTTTAGGAACTCCATCAAATCGTGAAGAAATTGCGAATTATATTTGGAATTGGTTCGATTTAAATAAGGATCTAAAAAGCTTTTACACAATCGCAAAAAAAGATAAAATTTTATCCCCTCTAGTGGAAAAATACGCAGGCCTACGAATTATCGGAATTCCCGACTTATTTGAAGCACTAACCTGGGCAATTATCGGCCAACAAATCAATCTGACATTTGCTTATACGTTAAAAAGTAGGTTAGTAAAGCATTTTGGTGAAAATCTAGAGTGGAACAAAGAGACGTACTGGCTACATCCTACCGAGAAAGCAATTTCAAAACTACATGTAAATGACTTAAAACAGCTTCAATTCACAACACGAAAAGCGGAATATATTATCGACATCGCAAAAGCAATGACAAATGGAGAGATAACGAAGGAAGGCTTGCTGCAATTAAAAGATTTTGAACAAATACATAAAACGCTAATGTCCATTAGAGGGGTAGGTGCATGGACAGCTGACTATGTCATGATGAAATGCCTAAATCACCCATCTGCGTTTCCTATTGCTGATGTTGGAATTCATAATGCATTAAAAGTGCAGCTACAGCTTGAGCGTAAACCAACAATCGAAGAAATTAAACAATATGCGACAAATTGGGAAGGTTGGCAAGCCTATGCCACTTTCTATTTATGGAGGTCATTATATGTATAA
- a CDS encoding bifunctional transcriptional activator/DNA repair enzyme AdaA yields the protein MAGLNLTFDEMWEIILACDCTYDGLFYTAVKTTKIYCRPSCRSRKPKKMNVEFYHDIQMVETDGFRACKRCQPEVEHSPNTALVKSVMAFLVNNYKQKLILQTIADHVGVSPFYLERVFKQETAETPRAYLEKIRIDKAEYLLKHTDLTNLDICYEVGFRTPSNFYKTFRRLKQCSPSEYRRERERTENGKVD from the coding sequence ATGGCTGGCTTAAACTTAACTTTTGATGAAATGTGGGAAATTATTCTCGCCTGCGATTGTACATATGATGGGTTATTTTATACGGCAGTAAAAACGACGAAAATCTACTGTCGTCCATCTTGCCGATCACGAAAGCCTAAAAAAATGAACGTAGAATTTTACCACGATATCCAAATGGTTGAAACGGACGGTTTCCGTGCATGCAAAAGATGTCAGCCGGAGGTCGAGCATTCACCGAATACAGCATTAGTAAAAAGCGTGATGGCCTTTTTAGTGAATAACTACAAACAGAAACTCATATTACAAACAATTGCAGATCATGTTGGGGTCAGCCCATTTTATTTGGAACGAGTGTTTAAGCAAGAAACCGCAGAAACACCAAGAGCATATTTGGAGAAAATTCGGATTGATAAAGCAGAATATCTCCTCAAACACACGGATCTCACAAATCTAGATATTTGCTATGAAGTAGGATTTCGAACTCCTTCTAATTTTTATAAAACATTTCGCCGTCTAAAGCAGTGTTCACCTAGTGAATATCGACGGGAAAGGGAGAGGACCGAAAATGGTAAAGTGGATTGA
- a CDS encoding nuclease-related domain-containing protein, with protein sequence MIDKDLTVPLKLQADYALDERLEEVYPKKGAILEDIAKRVTGYNGEKNLRYHLSFLPKEDFRILFDLQLKINDKEFQIDVLLISLYFALIIEAKNFAGTLVFDSKFNQFIRTFNNKEEGYPNPLTQAKKHQLLLDSWLKKNKFPLPVDYLVAISYPSTILRSTEAKKIPIHDKVLHAENIPLKIHELQKRYKEPILTPRSLKKLSETIIRSHTPLRPEILQTFSIPPKDIQTGVCCPQCKGFAMLRKYRRWHCPHCTYISKDAHLQTLKDYYLLISPTITNMQCREFLHLSDRKTAQFLLTSLNLPFSYVGRKRVYHFPDSFLC encoded by the coding sequence TTGATTGATAAAGATTTAACTGTACCATTAAAATTGCAGGCGGATTATGCACTTGATGAGCGCTTGGAAGAGGTTTATCCTAAGAAAGGAGCGATTTTGGAGGATATCGCAAAAAGAGTGACCGGCTATAACGGTGAGAAAAATCTACGTTATCACTTGAGTTTTCTACCGAAAGAGGATTTCAGAATCCTTTTTGATCTTCAATTAAAAATTAATGATAAGGAATTCCAAATTGATGTTTTGTTAATTTCACTTTACTTTGCATTAATTATCGAAGCGAAAAACTTTGCCGGAACGTTAGTATTTGATTCGAAATTTAATCAATTTATTCGTACCTTCAATAATAAGGAAGAGGGTTACCCCAATCCGTTAACCCAAGCGAAGAAACATCAGCTTCTTCTTGACTCCTGGTTGAAAAAGAACAAGTTCCCACTCCCTGTTGATTATTTAGTTGCGATTAGTTACCCTTCCACGATTTTACGTTCAACTGAAGCAAAAAAAATACCAATACATGATAAAGTTCTCCATGCTGAAAATATTCCTTTAAAAATTCATGAACTTCAAAAACGATATAAAGAGCCAATTTTAACACCTAGGTCGTTAAAAAAACTATCCGAAACAATCATCCGATCACATACTCCATTAAGACCAGAAATTCTTCAAACATTTTCAATTCCTCCAAAAGATATTCAAACAGGTGTTTGCTGCCCTCAATGTAAAGGGTTCGCCATGTTGCGAAAATATAGAAGATGGCATTGTCCGCATTGCACATACATTTCGAAAGATGCACATCTGCAAACATTAAAAGACTACTATCTATTGATTTCCCCTACTATTACCAACATGCAATGCCGGGAGTTCCTTCATTTATCCGACAGAAAAACAGCACAATTTTTATTAACATCCCTTAACCTGCCTTTTTCTTATGTAGGAAGAAAAAGGGTATATCATTTCCCAGATTCATTCCTCTGTTGA
- a CDS encoding DUF1259 domain-containing protein: protein MSQFDSLCQEFAKTLHGKSKVSHGVCSVDLHRQFHVTVQGKQSKSVVPAGFAFESLDQHGNALNFGEIAVLQEEIPAFIHAIVQQGIIISALHNHWIFMEPTILYLHIQSVEPPLNFAKKVAYSFRFLQSYPVSTEE, encoded by the coding sequence ATGAGTCAATTTGATTCTCTTTGCCAGGAATTTGCAAAGACACTTCATGGAAAAAGCAAAGTCAGTCATGGTGTTTGCTCTGTTGATTTGCATCGTCAATTCCATGTAACCGTACAAGGGAAACAAAGTAAATCGGTTGTACCTGCTGGATTCGCATTTGAATCGTTAGACCAGCATGGAAATGCTTTGAATTTTGGAGAAATCGCTGTCCTTCAGGAAGAAATACCTGCTTTTATCCACGCCATCGTCCAACAAGGAATCATCATCAGTGCACTTCACAACCATTGGATATTCATGGAGCCCACTATTTTATACCTTCACATTCAATCCGTTGAGCCTCCACTAAACTTCGCAAAAAAAGTAGCCTATTCTTTCAGGTTTTTACAAAGCTATCCTGTTTCAACAGAGGAATGA
- a CDS encoding fumarate hydratase, protein MNLETFQESMYQLIVETSTNLPKDVRRAVKKAKQSESAGTRAAMSLGTITNNIQMADENISPICQDTGLPTFKIKTPVGVNQIKIKEAIYNAIAQATKDTKLRPNSVDSLTGKNSGDNLGGGTPVIKFDQWENDYIDVRLILKGGGCENKNIQYSLPCELDGLGRAGRDLDGIRKCILHSVYQAQGQGCSAGFIGVGIGGDRSSGYDLAKEQLFRSVEDVNPHEDLRKLEEYIMDNANKLGIGTMGFGGETTLLGCKVGVMNRIPASFFVSVAYNCWAFRRLGVKVNPETGDIQEWLYQDGEKVEFANEAENEVAASKEESNVVTLTAPITEEQIRELKVGDVVRIDGRMYTGRDAIHKYLTDHDAPVDLNGQVIYHCGPVMAKDEEGNWTVKAAGPTTSIREEPYQGDIMKKFGIRAVIGKGGMGPKTLAALQEHGGVYLNAIGGAAQYYADCIKKVDGVDLTEFGIPEAMWHLNVEGFTAVVTMDSHGNSLHADVDKSSLEKLAQFKEPVFK, encoded by the coding sequence ATGAATTTGGAAACGTTCCAAGAGAGCATGTACCAACTAATTGTTGAAACATCTACTAATCTACCAAAAGATGTTCGTAGAGCTGTGAAAAAAGCTAAGCAAAGTGAAAGTGCAGGGACTCGTGCTGCAATGAGTTTAGGTACCATTACTAACAACATCCAAATGGCAGATGAGAATATTTCACCAATTTGCCAAGACACAGGTCTTCCTACCTTTAAAATTAAAACACCTGTTGGCGTAAACCAAATCAAAATAAAAGAAGCAATCTACAACGCAATTGCTCAAGCGACAAAAGATACAAAGCTTCGCCCAAATTCAGTGGATTCCTTAACTGGGAAAAACAGTGGAGACAATCTCGGAGGCGGAACACCTGTAATTAAGTTTGACCAATGGGAAAACGATTACATCGATGTTCGCTTAATTTTAAAAGGCGGCGGCTGTGAAAATAAAAATATTCAGTACAGCCTTCCATGTGAATTAGATGGATTAGGACGTGCTGGTCGTGATCTTGATGGAATTCGTAAATGTATCCTTCACTCGGTTTACCAAGCACAAGGACAAGGCTGCAGTGCTGGATTCATCGGTGTTGGGATCGGCGGAGATCGTTCATCTGGGTACGATTTAGCGAAAGAACAATTATTCCGTTCTGTCGAAGATGTGAACCCTCATGAAGATTTGCGCAAACTTGAAGAGTATATTATGGATAATGCCAATAAATTAGGAATAGGAACAATGGGATTCGGTGGCGAAACAACTCTTTTAGGTTGTAAAGTCGGAGTAATGAACCGTATTCCTGCCAGCTTCTTTGTATCAGTTGCCTATAACTGTTGGGCATTCCGTCGCCTAGGTGTAAAGGTAAATCCTGAAACAGGCGATATTCAAGAATGGCTATATCAAGATGGCGAAAAAGTCGAATTTGCCAATGAAGCAGAAAACGAAGTGGCAGCTTCTAAGGAAGAAAGCAATGTTGTAACTTTAACTGCACCAATTACCGAAGAACAAATCCGTGAATTAAAAGTCGGCGATGTTGTACGTATCGATGGCAGAATGTACACAGGTCGTGATGCGATTCACAAATACTTAACTGATCATGACGCACCGGTAGATTTAAATGGCCAAGTCATCTACCACTGTGGACCAGTAATGGCGAAGGATGAAGAAGGTAATTGGACAGTGAAAGCAGCTGGCCCAACAACTTCTATTCGCGAAGAGCCGTATCAAGGGGACATTATGAAGAAATTCGGTATTCGCGCCGTTATCGGTAAAGGCGGAATGGGACCAAAAACCCTTGCAGCCCTTCAAGAACATGGTGGAGTATATTTAAATGCAATCGGCGGTGCAGCACAATACTATGCTGACTGTATTAAAAAAGTAGATGGGGTTGATCTTACAGAGTTCGGTATCCCTGAAGCGATGTGGCACTTAAATGTCGAAGGCTTCACAGCAGTAGTAACTATGGATTCACACGGAAATAGTTTACACGCAGATGTGGACAAATCATCATTAGAAAAATTAGCTCAATTTAAAGAGCCTGTTTTTAAATAA
- a CDS encoding SE1561 family protein, with protein sequence MGNAVHDKDSQVLYLKQRLNMFLEVLDSIDPEDTELEDIDRLIEMIDDLEMKCEQFKK encoded by the coding sequence TTGGGAAACGCAGTTCATGATAAAGATTCACAAGTGCTTTATTTAAAGCAACGATTAAATATGTTTTTAGAAGTGTTGGATTCCATTGATCCTGAAGATACAGAATTAGAAGACATTGATCGCTTAATCGAAATGATTGACGATTTGGAAATGAAATGTGAGCAATTTAAAAAGTAA
- the yfkAB gene encoding radical SAM/CxCxxxxC motif protein YfkAB codes for MQNVSQLPLITPANDPWEAYLDVKDHGSLVLSNIEFTTTTLCNMRCEHCAVGYTLQPKDPNALPLELLLQRLEEIPQLRALSITGGEPMLSKKSVENYVLPLLKYAHQNGIRTQINSNLTLDPDRYLLIAPYLDVLHISHNWGTVDDFIDGGFANMARKPTREQRKKLFDRMIENSRLLSEKGVMVSAETMLNKRTLPHLEHIHRQIVEEMKCARHEVHPMYPSDFAANLEVLSLEQTREAIHHLLDIRDEHTWMLFGTLPFYPCSPNEEDLTLLKRLYSSKNVTVRNDPDGRSRLNVNIFTGDVIVTDFGDTPPLGNIQHDVLPALYEKWMATPLAKSLNCHCPAVQCVGPNVLVKDAYYREVDFQKRKANISI; via the coding sequence ATGCAAAATGTTTCACAACTTCCATTGATTACCCCGGCAAATGATCCGTGGGAAGCATACTTAGATGTAAAAGATCATGGAAGTCTTGTTCTATCGAATATTGAATTTACGACCACTACCCTGTGTAATATGCGCTGTGAGCATTGTGCGGTAGGTTATACGCTGCAGCCAAAGGATCCAAATGCATTGCCACTTGAACTGTTACTTCAACGCCTGGAAGAAATTCCACAATTGCGTGCATTGAGTATTACAGGTGGGGAGCCGATGCTTTCAAAAAAGTCGGTAGAAAATTATGTTCTTCCATTACTTAAGTATGCCCATCAAAACGGCATCCGAACACAAATTAATTCGAACTTAACCCTTGACCCCGATCGCTACTTATTAATTGCTCCATATTTAGATGTCTTACATATTTCTCATAACTGGGGAACGGTAGATGATTTCATTGATGGTGGGTTTGCTAATATGGCTAGAAAGCCTACACGCGAACAAAGAAAAAAATTATTTGACCGAATGATAGAAAACAGTCGGCTACTTTCTGAAAAAGGTGTCATGGTCTCCGCAGAAACGATGTTGAATAAGCGGACACTTCCCCATCTAGAACATATCCATCGACAAATCGTCGAAGAAATGAAATGTGCTCGTCACGAGGTTCATCCAATGTATCCAAGTGATTTTGCAGCCAATTTAGAAGTGTTGTCGCTTGAACAAACACGGGAAGCGATTCATCATTTGCTTGATATTCGAGATGAACATACTTGGATGTTATTCGGAACGTTGCCTTTCTATCCATGCAGTCCGAATGAAGAAGATTTAACCTTACTGAAGCGGCTGTATTCGAGTAAAAATGTGACTGTGCGAAATGATCCTGATGGACGCTCACGATTAAATGTGAATATTTTTACTGGGGATGTCATTGTTACTGATTTTGGCGATACACCGCCACTTGGAAATATTCAACATGATGTCCTTCCAGCTCTATATGAAAAATGGATGGCAACTCCTTTGGCCAAGTCATTGAATTGTCATTGTCCAGCTGTTCAATGTGTAGGTCCAAATGTGCTTGTAAAAGATGCATATTATCGTGAGGTTGATTTTCAAAAGAGGAAAGCCAATATTAGTATATGA
- a CDS encoding IS1182 family transposase, translated as MFKNYTMNQLVLPLDLEVKLQKNDIAFHVHHLVESIPHEAFEPFLRNDGCPAYHPRMMLKIILCAYTQSVFSGRKIEALLKDSIRMMWLAQGYEPSYRTINRFRVQPEVKDLIRQCFVRFRCQLIEEKLIDQEAIFIDGTKIEANANKFTFVWKKSIEKYHQSLIEKSNQLYDELLKNEIIPEMERESDEQLSLEELSQLVQKVDDVVTEFDKQIEASSDVTERKALRNERKYPKQARKQLIDFVLRKQKYQQDFEIFGTRNSYSKTDLDATFMRMKDDYMKNGQLKAGYNVQIATEGQYALAFSLFPNPTDTRTLIPFLDEIEQHYFELPKHIVADAGYGSEQNYNDILSNRKREALITYNLFLKEQKKKYKQNTFNPDNWRYDEETDTYICPHQRRLEFQCHSVRNDRTGFQRNLKIYECEDCSGCPFRSSCTKAKEGNNRKLMVNEKWEQQKEYVRAKLSEEKTSAIYRKRKIDVEPVFGFLKANLRFTRFSVRGKSKVENEMGLALMAVNLRKFTANN; from the coding sequence ATGTTTAAAAATTATACCATGAATCAATTAGTTTTGCCTTTAGATTTAGAAGTAAAGTTACAAAAAAATGATATTGCCTTCCATGTTCATCATTTAGTTGAAAGTATCCCTCATGAAGCGTTCGAACCATTTCTGCGAAATGATGGCTGTCCTGCCTACCATCCACGCATGATGCTTAAAATTATCTTATGTGCCTACACGCAATCTGTCTTTTCAGGGCGAAAAATTGAAGCCCTATTAAAAGACAGCATCCGTATGATGTGGCTAGCTCAAGGGTATGAACCAAGCTACCGAACAATCAACCGATTCCGTGTTCAACCGGAAGTGAAAGATTTAATTCGCCAATGTTTCGTCCGATTTCGTTGTCAATTAATCGAAGAAAAACTAATTGATCAAGAAGCGATTTTTATCGATGGTACAAAGATTGAAGCAAATGCGAATAAATTTACGTTTGTTTGGAAGAAATCGATTGAAAAATATCATCAAAGTTTAATTGAAAAGTCAAACCAGCTATACGATGAGCTACTTAAGAACGAAATCATACCTGAAATGGAACGTGAAAGTGATGAACAATTATCATTGGAAGAGCTTTCTCAATTGGTTCAAAAAGTGGATGATGTCGTAACCGAGTTCGATAAACAAATCGAGGCTTCATCGGACGTTACTGAACGAAAAGCCTTAAGAAACGAACGCAAATACCCGAAACAAGCCCGTAAACAGTTGATTGATTTTGTCTTACGAAAACAGAAATACCAACAAGACTTTGAAATCTTTGGCACGCGTAATAGCTATTCAAAAACAGATCTGGATGCCACATTTATGCGAATGAAAGATGATTATATGAAAAACGGACAATTGAAAGCTGGTTATAATGTACAAATCGCAACAGAAGGTCAATACGCACTTGCCTTTAGTTTATTTCCAAACCCAACAGATACACGTACGTTAATTCCATTTTTAGATGAAATCGAGCAGCATTATTTCGAGTTACCGAAACATATTGTCGCAGATGCGGGGTATGGTAGTGAACAAAACTACAATGATATCCTTTCGAACAGAAAACGAGAAGCACTTATTACGTATAACCTATTTTTGAAGGAACAAAAGAAAAAGTATAAACAAAACACATTTAATCCCGACAACTGGCGGTATGATGAAGAAACGGATACATATATATGCCCCCATCAGAGACGTCTTGAATTTCAATGTCATTCTGTCCGAAACGACCGTACAGGATTCCAACGGAATCTCAAAATTTACGAATGCGAGGACTGTTCGGGTTGTCCATTCCGTTCATCATGTACAAAAGCTAAAGAAGGCAACAATCGAAAACTAATGGTGAATGAAAAATGGGAACAGCAAAAAGAATATGTGAGAGCGAAGCTTTCAGAAGAGAAAACGAGTGCCATCTATCGAAAACGCAAAATCGATGTGGAACCAGTTTTTGGATTCTTGAAGGCTAATTTGCGTTTCACTCGATTTTCTGTACGAGGAAAATCGAAGGTAGAAAACGAAATGGGCCTTGCATTAATGGCAGTGAATTTAAGAAAATTCACTGCCAACAACTAA